ATCCAGCGACTATTACTCTTGTGCTTTAGGTGATTGTAGATGGAGCAGAGAGGATTGTCCCGACtgttcacctccattcacagtaaacaggcactcACAGGTTGATTGACTCCTGTTTGCACTAACCGAGAAGCCGTTAGGCAGTCGTTCTGTTCCAGTGAGCTGAAAAGGAACAACTAAGGACAACTGAGCGACTCTTCATTCCAGGTCCTGTCGGAGGCCATGTGTATACGGGCCAGCAGCCACTCAAAATCACTCATATGAGCAATTATTCAGGAGACTAttagcccatgtaaaggtacctttaaaaaGTTGTAGGGTATATatgatgtgttgtagaacttttattgcatttctggggcgggggagatggaaaaaatgtccagaaattccaccattgttttggggttttgtttttacagcattcactatttggtaaaaataacacgATAACTTGTAACAGTAacctggatcagcacaattactgcaatacaAAGTTTAGAGggatattttttactacttttgcacaataaaaacacatttttcaagaaaaactgcatcactgcattctaagggcttataagggtttttacgcccagccgatatacgctgcccatctgatgcattggcttacaatgcataaGTGCACAGGAGCATAGTTCTGTGGCATGAAAGAGCCCGACTGGATGCTTCCACGCCGgtggcggcagctgcatagattcctccacccctcccattgctggctgcggacaagaggtgggtgtttagccccgccccctcccattgcaaacggctgaagaggaggtgagctggcaagggggagggaaggggaaatgTCTTCCCAGGCCCTACCGCATTGTGGACTCGGCGTATATGGGCCGGGCCCTTTGCTGTTCAGGTGTCTTTAGGGCGCCAGCGGGCACACGTAAAACACCTTCAGCTGCTTAAAAACGCCCTAAGACCCAGAACATTGTTATTTTCAAGCAGCAgggctttgtgagggcttgttttttgcaggaagagttgtagcttttattggtaccattttggggttgcTTATTATTATGTTGTTTTTATGGAATGAATGCAAGTAAAATATCAATTCTAGCATTACTTTTATAATTATCTTTATGATGTTCACCATGTGCGGAAAACATTAAAAATTTCGAAtattaaaaaaatttatatattttttcattatcTGGGCCGTTATAAACTCGGTAATGCCTACTATGTGTttgatttttaatatttattttcattttatccatttaaaacgtTTATTTGTGTgacaaaaaaggtgttttttaaagtggaatttcttttctttaaattaaactttattgaactagATTTTTTAgatgctattttttagtccctgaagaggACTTGAAAATGTGATCATTCGAGGATcataggatagtacactgcataacTTATGTTGTGCAGTCTACTAaatctatgacagcagcctattagactctgtcggaggcggggcctaataataataggctgagttacatgataGTCATAAAGGACTTTATCAGGCTTCTATGGGATACCACTGGTATCTTGCTATCACAGTGCGCGGTTGCCGATGGATGACAGCGGGAGCTCCATTCCCTTGTCATCCGctcacatgctgcagttgctattcatTGTGGTAGgtgaggggttaaactgccaggatctgagggttTTTCCATTTCTGGCATTTacagcaggagccgggctgtcagtagtcagtcaagccactgccttagggcgcctacccactggcgtttgcaattttcgtgcgtgaaaaacgcagcgttttccgtgtGTTTTTGGCGGCTTTTTCACGCCTTTTCcggtaatttccattgacattcatgggtgaattaagagaaaaataaggacacatatgcaactgacagttcctatgttaaaaattgcaacggaccgaaaaaaaaaacgcaaatggacaagaacacattctatcctaattgctcttcagaaaaaacgcaaaacgcaaaggaaaaaaaatcgcaagtgggtaggcgcccttaaaaagatgtatgtgcaggtttaaagtctgttagtgaagtcagtaaaaaggcatattgtcaCTAAGGGATCAATATTAGCCTATTCTTTGGAGCAGCACTGATGTCCACTAAAATTTCTCATTGGAACATTTCCATTGTGGGTCCCCTGAAGATGACATCTCAGGGGCCCCAGGAGAGTCTAGCAGTAACACATCTCTTTACCTTTAGTGTCTTGTCCTCGCTGGGCACGGTGTCCATCATGAGCTGGGAGCCACGGATGTCGCATAGCTTGTCCGCGGTGCCATGGAACAGTAGCAGAGGCAGCTTAAAATGAGGAAGAGCTTTCTCCACCCGCGATGTGGCATTGAGTAGCTGAACCCCAAAAGAAACCTTCATCCCTCCGTGGTAAACCAAAGGGTCCGTGACGTACGACTGCACCTACAGGGAGAAAAGGCTGCCATGAATTGCTTTGTAAGGCTTTTTCCTGTATGAGAAGGGCCGATTCCGGGTCATGGGAGAcatgggcttttacccactagtgtattttttatattgctgtgatatcacagtgttttttttaatgggactttctaatgttaaaatcgcatcacactaaaatcgcaagttggtgcttttgctaattttttgtgcaatgcgatgttaacattagaaagtcccataaaaaaaacgctgcgatattgcagcgttaaaaccccccccaaaaaaaacgctagtgggtagaagcccttaatcAGATTCATCTGGAAGAAACCAGTACAGTCACCATTACGGCCACCATAGCGGTTGTCACTCAGTTTTCCCGAACTCCTCAATGGCAAAGTTGTCCACTTCTATGGTGACTACATGGCCTGCTATTCTATTGCTGCATTACTATGAAATTTACAATGCAAGACTCGAAAAAGTCCCCTCCACATATCATATTAGGGCATCCGTGAGGCAGGAGGTACAGTGTATCTCACTGCTATTAGTTTTGGCCACATGCGCACCTCTACTAGGGATACCATGGGAGACCCTATTTCACAGATGGCATCACTGAGGTACCCTGTGCCGTACTGATACGCAGTGTCCTCACGACACAACGGGCACAAACCGTGCAGCGTCTCAGCAGGCACACTTAGTTATTCGGCTGTCAGCTGCTTCATAGCCATTAAATGACTCCTCCAGAATCACTGACAGCTGCTGACCAGCACGTGGCGGCGTCTCACAGCGGCCAGAACGCACCTCAAGGATTTTATTTTTGATCCGTGACTTGAATTGCTCAAAGTAAAAGTTAACCTGTAACTGGCCGAAACAAAAAAGTAACCCTAAAGAATTCTGGGAGTTAACAGGCCACCCCGACTTTATTTTCCTTCTCAACCCCTTTGGACAATGAAGCTTTTTTGGTCTGTCACAGTACTGGATTCACAGGTATGGACTGCTAaagtgctgtatctaagcctaggaGGAGTGTATCTAAACCTGTAGATGTGATACTGTCTCAGAGAACCACAGAGCTCTACATTCCCCATTATGTAACATTATTGAGTAACACTAAGGACAGTAAGATGCTAAACTAGTGTATCTAAACTTCTGTCTGCATATCCAATCCTATCATGTATGAAACTCTTTACTAAGCCATGGTATCCAAAcgtatcatatgtgatactgtctgctgagctgcgtatctaatcctatcatgtgcgatactgtctgctgagctgtgtatctaatcctatcatgtgcgatactgtctgctgagctgctgtatctaatcccatcatgtgcgatactgtctgctgagctgtgtatctaatcctatcatgtgcgatactgtctgctgagttgctgtatctaatcccatcatgtgcaatgctgtctgctgagctgtgtatctaatcccatcatgtgcaaTGCTGTCTGCTAAGCTGTGCATCTAAACCTATCATGTGTGGTGCTGTGTGCTGAGCTGTGCATCTAACCCCATGTGAtacaatactgtctgctgagctatgtataTAATCCCattatgtgtgatacagtctgctgagcctctgtatctaatcttatcatgtgtggtactgtctgctgagctgtgtatccaatccctctatactgtatgtaatactgtctgcttagctgtgtatctaattgtatcacatgtgatactgtctacttaGCTgtgtatctgataccatcttgTGATACCCTCTTCTTACTTGGTCATATCTAATCTTATCATATGTGATACTTTCTTTTGAGCTGGGGTATCTAAGCTTATTATGCTTTAAGTGGTTATCTTGGTTTTCAGAAATGACTGGCCTGTACTCTGGCCATTAATATCCAATGGTGGGACCTGCTGCCCGGGACCCCCACCGGTCAGCTCATTGTAGGGGATTGTCTGCGTGCCGTGGCTGCGTCAATGTTTATATCCGAGGATGACCGTATTTGTACTCTGAACGCTGTCGTTTTTGCATCTGCCATTCtgcgtacagcaggccttttacACTCACTTCAATGGCACGAACCTACAGTACTGAAAAGGCTGCTGCGAAGAGTGCGGCGTTCTGAGTGTGAACCGCATCATACTGTGATGTAAGCACTGAAGCAACCACAGCcgttcagtcagctgattgatgggggtcccagaCCCCACCGATCGGATATTGACATCCAATCCTCAGCACAGGCCATCGACTactaacccctttaatatagtctGCTGCGCCTGTGTATCGGTCTCTGAGATCCACACAGCACTACATTCCCCATCATAAAATATTAGTGGCGCTTTTGCGGTGAGTGGCGGTGTGACGCCGAGGAGGATAAGAGCTCCCCAGATCTGcatttatatactgagaagaagaaCGGCACTCTGTAATGAGCCGAGATCTGAGGAAGGAGGCTGCCTGTAAAATATGGATGAGGATGTATAATTTACAGCCCGGTGACCTTCTTAACCCCTTGTATCACTGGCTGAAGAAGAACTGCGAATTATAAGTTGTGTTCCAGCGCATTCTGATAACTCGTCCGCCCTGCAGTGCGACCACTTACTGCAGGCGACGCCGTCATTCTAGTGGTAAGATAATAATGATTCCTGCACATTATACATTCACATCAAGAGTACAAgatcattttcaagatctctgcttgctgttagtgaatgcAAACACTTCTGTTTAACAGTTTGACTCTATAAGAGCTAAAACAGCCTGaattccagactgatacattgtagcaagctATCAGGACAGGACAGGATTCTCTCTGCTGCCATACTGGATACAACCGTAGCGTTAGGTCTGTTGTGCAGATTCGTAACAAAATCCCGAATAAAGTAGAGCAACATACTGTGGGAGGTCATGACAGAAgcccaatggaccccattatagtcaatggggtccatcaagCAGCATTCACTTCCATCATAGAACGGATTCAGCTGCTCTTGTGAAGGAATACATATCAATAGAGATATAGGGTGATAAGTGCTGGCGCCACTGATCTCCTACAAGGGAAATCCTTCCAGTCTCTGACTAGTGATGGAACATAACACACTCACCTCCTGCTTGTTTCGGCTCACAGAGTTCGGGTCAATGCAACCAAGAGAGAGGTTGGGCAGAACATGGTTCAGTATTTTAGCTGCGAACACCTGcaatgagaatatatatatatatatatatacatacatacataagagGTTGGTTGTGTCCGCATTTTTTCAcactaagactgggttcacacggggcagatttgccgtggaaattcagtgcggaatttcgccatggtaaatccgcatgcggccactaatcccgggattagccagccatgtggacgagatttcttagaaatctcgtccacacaggacggcaaatTCGCTGCGgctaagctggcagaagccgccacggcacggatttgccgaccgcagcatgtccattctttttttccgctgcggccgcgctctcctctatgggaggaccggctgcagcggaagagcgagctgccggtccgcttcaaagccgctgcaggttttgcagcagcggttctcccggcggaaatcttgcggttttttcgctgcggccaaactgcgagatttccaccgagaatccgccctgtgagaacccagcctaacaaaGAAACACTGAAAAACATTTTACGCGATTGCGACAAAATAATGTACTATACATTTCACATGCAGCTTTTTCCCGTGCAGTGCCACTTGCCAAGCTCTATCTTTGTGAACGGTTGCAGGTAGAGTCCGCCATACGTCACATACAGTTGCGCCACTTTTTAGACTGCGAATATGACTTTAATGGGATAGTTTTCTCTTGGCCATCAATGTTGTGAACCACATTTAGCAAACATTTGACACCTTTtcagactgcctgtttattgggTGATCAGTGGCTCTTCCACATGGCCCCATGATCGGGGGAATGAACCTCAGACCCCATAATGCAGTCATGTAAAATGACTAGAACACTGCAGCTCTGCAAAACAGCTACCTGCAGCAGGTCTTGGATTAAAGGTGCTCTGTGtgatgagacaatccctttaagaatgcCAAGGAATTCTTTTATAGAGACGTTCATTGTCTGTAGGCCGCTGCTCTCActgtaagggcttctacccactagcgttttttttaatcgctgcattttttttcagtgggactttctaatgttaaaatcgcatcgcacaaaaatcgcatcgcacaaaaatcgcatcgcacaaaaatcgcaaaagcacaaaaatcgcaaaagcacaaaaatcgcaaaagcacaaaaatcgcaaaagcacaaacttgcgattttttaacattacaaagtcccattgaaaaaaaaatgcagcgatatcgcagcattaaaaaaaaaaacgctagtgggtagaagccctaagggtggtttcacatgggcgagaaaaaattttcgcctgatgcattagtcagtaaaaaagcagtttagtaaaccaatgatttacaatggtttccttcccatctgcgatgttttcactgatccgATGttgagagatttaaaaaaaataaataaaaaatcgcagcaggctctATCTTTCAgtgatgtgcgtttttttttttttttttttaatctcctatgTATTCCTATACAGCCTGCGCTTTATCGCATCGCGATGCGACAGACatgcattgcgattttaacattagaaagccccattgacttctgtgataAAAATTCGCAGACAGCAGCAATGCGAGATTATTGtctaaaaaaagcattgctgacgctcaaaaatcgcagtgaacaaagacgcgattttgccacgattttctcgcggcaaaatcgcgattgcccatgtgaaactagccttaaagcTTATACGTACGGACAGGCGTATGCTGTTCATGGGTGTAAGTGAATGAACACGGACAGCATATGCGTCCATTACATTCAGTAGGACTAATTTAGAGATGCACTGTTTTACACGGATCAGCGGTCTCTGTAAAAAAtatcgcagcgtgtcctattctGTTCCGATTTTTCTGACAACAGTGGctaattgaagtcaatgagtgtGCAGAAAAACTGGCGTGCACACAGACTGACATCCACATGTGTTCCGGTTGTCAAATACTGCTTAGAGGcgcgagaaaaaaaattggaccTACTTCCGTTTTTTTCTTGCGCCTGAGAAAAAAAACGGATGACACAAAGaagtaaaaaacaaacacacacaatGCATACAAATGACATACAGACACATACTTGGATAACATATGGTCCATTTTCTGCGGACCAAAATCGGACCAGCTTGTCTAAATAAAACCTAATGATCGCGCAGAATCCCTGCAGTCGCTCACCTTGAATGATGTCGCTGATTcaggatttggtaaaaccaacgGGGAAATCAAGACCAGACCAGAAAACTCCGTCGGCCGCTCGTTGGCCATTAAAATGCTAATTGCACCGCCCTGAAATAAAGTAACACTCATAAATACATACAGGATATAGAATACACTACGCCTGTACGAAGGCCTTGCTGGACGCAAAAGATGGACGACAACTCGGACAAGATGCTGGTCATACATTTTTAGAAATAACATAGTAGAGGAGGTGCTTCATAAATGTAGAAGGGGTAAGTACGAGAGGCGGGGGTCAGTGTGGGAACGCTGGCAGCAGCTGACTGCAGCGGTTGTTATAGGGGCACTCCGTATAATTCTATAGGGAATTTCAGGTACGGACGGCTCACATAGGGCTCAAGCAACACAACTCGAATCCAAGGCATCTTTCACGCCTGATCGCCCGCTCATTATTAATTAATGGGCGCGCCGCAGCTTTTATGTTTAAAGTTTTATTAGACGGCGCTGCAGCCACAGACATGACGAAAGGGGACATGGAGGAGTAGCCATGTTACCCCACCACCCACCCACGCAGCGGCAGGCTCGTTACAAGGCAGGGAGGTCTCACCATGGAGTGTCCGCAGATGAACATCGGCAGGTCTGGGAAAGCTTTCCTCACAAGGTCCACGTGCTGCAAGCTGTCCCTGACATATATCTGGAAGTCTGACACAATCATCCGATCCCCTTCGCTCTGTCCATGGCCCACTGTGAGGGAAAGAGAAGCAAAGCATGCTAAATCCTTAACAATCCATAAAACGTCATAAAGACAGCTTCGCCAAAAATGCAAAAGCCCCCAGTAACTATCAGCCCTCGCGTTACAGCGGTGCTGGGGGCAGCTGGCCGCTAACCAACATGGCCGCACTTATACACGGTgcaccactcttatgaaagctgaaaGACAATGTGCCGTTGTTgcctccagcagccaatcagagcgcagctgtcactTCTTACaacgctgaggtaaaatgaaagctgtgctgtgattggtcgccaggggcaacaaggacagatttCCTTTCtgacagctttcataaaagagTGCAGCGCCGGTTATTCATTCGCTGCCCCCTTTAGATCTCACAGTGGTAGTCACCCCAGATTCACGACTGTAGCGACCCCGGCTTTTCTTGAGGTGACAGTCACACTGGGCCCTCTGTGAGCCTCACGCTTGGCCTGGCACATTGCTAAAGCCAAGTTGGCCCAGTCCGTGTTCAGCCATGACAGTTGTCACAAAGCTTTCTccagtaagggtgcgttcacgtaGCGTTATTGTACACGCCGCCTGACTCCCCGCCGGCGCTGTGTGATGGCTACTGATATCAGCGCCGTTATGGAATCCCCAAACGGAAACAAAAGGAACCAGTCAATTCTGTGGTGTCACTTGTACAAGGTTCCCAATTGTTTCCACTTCATTCGGAGTATAGAATAGCGCAGTTAACTACGTTACTCTGTACGCAAAATATAAGGGAAATAAACAGGAACCTGTAAAATGGAAGAAGTGACTGGTTCCTTTTGTTTCCGTTGGGGGATTCCATCACAGCGCTGTTCTCAGCAGCCGCCACAGAACCCCTGCAATACAACTACACATTTGTTTATGCCTTTTTTTCGGTTTTCCTCTAGCCTGACGGTTCGCTGCGCTGCACAATGCGTTTCTCCCTCTAGAAAatgcacagatttaaaaaaacgGCGAAGATCAACAAATTAGACAAAACTGTAATTTTCCAAgattctcctcttcttcctcatcataaaaaacatatacattttttaatgaaCTCGTACGCCTCGCCACCCTGCATACGTTTTTACACTTCTGTGATCTGGACGTTAACGTATACGTTTAATGTGCACAGAAAACTATGAAAGCTCCCTAAGGCCGCAGCTCCTCACAGGGGGGGACGCTTCACTGCACAAGCAGAGTCAGAGGGGCCGCCGGGTGAAGTCAGGTGAATGGTCTATGTAATAAAAACATGTTGTACAGGATCTGTCTGACGCCCCGTGTACTACGCATCGTGAAAGATGGTAAATTGGAACCATCCGGCCAAAATCAAGTTAGCATGCAAGGGGTGTAACAGTTCTTCCCAGAGAAAGGGCGAGAATTTCACAGTTTTGCAGATGAGAAAGAACAAGAACTTGGAAAGGTtacaaagaaatgtaaaaataatcAAGAATGCAGAAGTAGTCGTCACCGATGCCACACAAAGACCGCAGACCACGTAGGAAGACGCCAGTATGATAAGCGGTAGCAGGTAAGTGGGGGCCATCACACTGCAAAATGAATACAGACCCCTGACCATCCCCCCCTAATTACAGACCCCAAATACAGCCTCAGATGTACAGATACCAGCCCCCTCTAATCAAAGCACCCAGACCCCTAAAATATAGCCCCAAGACCAGATCCCTTATATAAATACAAACCATAAATAGCGACAGCTGATCCCCAAAACTAATATGGATTCCAGATGAGACCCCTCAATAACTACAGCCACTTTGTAGAGGAATGCAACACAATACATTGCCACTTTTACTTCACTTTTacaaaaggggtgtggtttgtGGGGTAGGGGGTAGATATTTTCagaaatgcaactttttaaaaagttgcaaaatttgtcgCAATCTCACCTCAGTATCTGAGAGGTGTACAAAGTGACTGCACATCTCCAGGCAGAATAATTTATTATCAATGTGCAACACTTAAGAAATCTGTcgcaaaaaatagcaaaaaattaaaaaggcacAGGGTAACCCCCCTATGttgttagctccccctagtggtggtggctgGAAGCCAGGATTTTAACATTTGACGCAGGCCTCATTTATCATAAccatctaaaagaaaagctgtcctCGTCGCCCCTAGAAACCAATTAGAGCGGGGCTTCCATTTCTGAAGCGGCTtacataaaatgaaagctgctctgtgattggttgcaatgggcgCCAAAGACAGCTTTTCATTTAGACCATTATGATAACTGAGGCTTGCATGTTTATGCAGGGGATTTGGTGCTCTGTGTTAGAAAAACGAAACTGTGACCCTGATAAAGACATACAGGGCAGATCCTCTCACTAGGAAGCCCGCACATTCCTCAATTATGGTGTAATTTCTGTCTGGTTCCCTATGAAGATTATGGAGTAGATTTAAGAAGAAAACCTgcctgttgcccctagcaacacATCCCTATTAACAATGAAATCTGCGATGTGatgggttgctaggggcaacaggcAGTTTTTGTTCTAGACAGCTTCCTATATCTCTAGTCAGACACAAATTACACAGTAATTGAGGAATGTTTGCGTTTCCATGCGAGATAATCGCTCTCTAGTAAGAAATGACTCAGCGCAGGGTTTTGGACCCAAAAACAAGATGATAATAAAGGTTGGGGATTTGGGAGCATATCAAAATACCGCCGCACTTTATTATACAGAGATGAACTTTATGGTAAGTAAAACCGCTTCCAGCGAAATTTCCCATTTTCAGTTTTTGATGAAAGTTTTGACAACTTCTGTAAATATTCAGCGGTAAAGCCGACACCTGCACAATCTACAAGGAGAGATGAGAAGTACGTGCTAATTAATACGTGCGCCCTAGACTGCAAATTAGCCAGAAGTTACGACTCCTTCTGCTAGAAGAGACAGTGAAATCGCTGCTTACACCCGCATCCTATGTTATTTCTTCTGTTATATcagtcatccagctttcccaacaCCTGAATGGCAACGCGACCCAATTATACTTTGTCCTCCGTCCTGCTCTGCTATAAAGGGGACTTTCATACGGGGTGGAATTACGTCGCAGGACGCATTCTAAtctgcagctgcagaatt
Above is a window of Eleutherodactylus coqui strain aEleCoq1 chromosome 3, aEleCoq1.hap1, whole genome shotgun sequence DNA encoding:
- the MGLL gene encoding monoglyceride lipase — encoded protein: MMPEDGSPELSLHDAECKDLQNYTNADGQKIYCKCWKPKGQPRALVFVVHGAGEHCCRYDDLAQILSGLNFYVFSHDHVGHGQSEGDRMIVSDFQIYVRDSLQHVDLVRKAFPDLPMFICGHSMGGAISILMANERPTEFSGLVLISPLVLPNPESATSFKVFAAKILNHVLPNLSLGCIDPNSVSRNKQEVQSYVTDPLVYHGGMKVSFGVQLLNATSRVEKALPHFKLPLLLFHGTADKLCDIRGSQLMMDTVPSEDKTLKVYDKGFHALHKELPEVTSSVFQEIERWLLQRLETMEAAPSSATPAHSL